Proteins found in one Diorhabda carinulata isolate Delta chromosome 11, icDioCari1.1, whole genome shotgun sequence genomic segment:
- the LOC130899569 gene encoding androgen-dependent TFPI-regulating protein-like isoform X3, which produces MEMLQKLNFPIYMGLALLDLYAWNYQIFLHYAEKPNPEMFENLRLYHYFYLTNWNFMLQIFFLSLAILDEISRLLNLPSGLQKLLGKSRAYIFSSLVFPGSALVVFTFWSIWAVDRELIFPKVMDTFFPAWLNHVLHTFILIPLAIEILLPKTDNFIKFKSAAPTLLFYSGIYQVLYFSIYLRDGVWLYPVYKALNIPQIFLFNLLQMFLILGFQYLGISLQNTKMKKTEVGRKKVK; this is translated from the exons ATGGAAATGTTacaaaaactcaattttccCATTTATATGGGATTAGCTTTGTTGGATTTATACGCGTGGAATTATcagatttttcttcattatgcAGAAAAACCTAATCcagaaatgtttgaaaatttaagATTGTATCACTACTTTTACTTAACAAATTGGAATTTC atgctccaaatatttttcctgAGTCTTGCGATTCTAGATGAAATATCAAGGCTATTGAACCTACCTTCTGGGCTTCAAAAACTTCTAGGAAAATCGAGGGCCTACATATTCAGCAGTCTCGTATTTCCAGGCAGTGCCTTAGTTGTATTTACATTTTGGTCAATTTGGGCTGTGGATAGAgaattaatatttccaaaagtTATGGACACTTTCTTTCCAGCGTGGTTAAATCACGTTCTGCATACATTTATACTTATTCCTTTGGCAATTGAAATTTTACTGCCCAAGACggataattttatcaaattcaagAGTGCAGCACCTACTTTGCTCTTCTATTCCGGAATATATCAAGTATT ATATTTCTCGATATATCTTAGAGATGGCGTATGGTTGTATCCAGTCTACAAAGCGCTCAACATTccgcaaatatttttattcaacctATTgcaaatgttcttaattttaggaTTCCAATATTTAGGTATATCGTTGCAAAATaccaaaatgaagaaaactGAAGTTGGAAGAAAGAAAGTGAAGTGA
- the LOC130899569 gene encoding androgen-dependent TFPI-regulating protein-like isoform X2: MSRILPLLCYTFILVLYGFSFVILRTNHHDLKLNEQAMKIVDQMRKYEWFFFTVWIFMLQIFFLSLAILDEISRLLNLPSGLQKLLGKSRAYIFSSLVFPGSALVVFTFWSIWAVDRELIFPKVMDTFFPAWLNHVLHTFILIPLAIEILLPKTDNFIKFKSAAPTLLFYSGIYQVLYFSIYLRDGVWLYPVYKALNIPQIFLFNLLQMFLILGFQYLGISLQNTKMKKTEVGRKKVK; this comes from the exons atGTCGAGAATTTTACCTCTTTTGTGTTATacttttattcttgttttgtaCGGATTTTCTTTCGTTATTTTAAGAACAAATCAtcatgatttaaaattaaatgaacaaGCGATGAAGATAGTCGATCAGATGAGAAAATATGAATGGTTTTTTTTTACGGTTTGGATCTTT atgctccaaatatttttcctgAGTCTTGCGATTCTAGATGAAATATCAAGGCTATTGAACCTACCTTCTGGGCTTCAAAAACTTCTAGGAAAATCGAGGGCCTACATATTCAGCAGTCTCGTATTTCCAGGCAGTGCCTTAGTTGTATTTACATTTTGGTCAATTTGGGCTGTGGATAGAgaattaatatttccaaaagtTATGGACACTTTCTTTCCAGCGTGGTTAAATCACGTTCTGCATACATTTATACTTATTCCTTTGGCAATTGAAATTTTACTGCCCAAGACggataattttatcaaattcaagAGTGCAGCACCTACTTTGCTCTTCTATTCCGGAATATATCAAGTATT ATATTTCTCGATATATCTTAGAGATGGCGTATGGTTGTATCCAGTCTACAAAGCGCTCAACATTccgcaaatatttttattcaacctATTgcaaatgttcttaattttaggaTTCCAATATTTAGGTATATCGTTGCAAAATaccaaaatgaagaaaactGAAGTTGGAAGAAAGAAAGTGAAGTGA
- the LOC130899569 gene encoding androgen-dependent TFPI-regulating protein-like isoform X1, with protein sequence MSFIQRFLTLIIYVVVLCIELYVYVGVQKMFEAMRLYRGQLPVELTYVRDYTLCWATVWNFMLQIFFLSLAILDEISRLLNLPSGLQKLLGKSRAYIFSSLVFPGSALVVFTFWSIWAVDRELIFPKVMDTFFPAWLNHVLHTFILIPLAIEILLPKTDNFIKFKSAAPTLLFYSGIYQVLYFSIYLRDGVWLYPVYKALNIPQIFLFNLLQMFLILGFQYLGISLQNTKMKKTEVGRKKVK encoded by the exons ATGAGTTTTATTCAACGATTTCTAACTCTAATAATATACGTAGTTGTACTTTGTATTGAACTTTATGTTTACGTTGGAGtgcaaaaaatgtttgaagCCATGCGATTATACAGAGGGCAACTACCTGTTGAGCTGACATACGTTCGAGATTATACATTATGTTGGGCTACTGTTTGGAATTTT atgctccaaatatttttcctgAGTCTTGCGATTCTAGATGAAATATCAAGGCTATTGAACCTACCTTCTGGGCTTCAAAAACTTCTAGGAAAATCGAGGGCCTACATATTCAGCAGTCTCGTATTTCCAGGCAGTGCCTTAGTTGTATTTACATTTTGGTCAATTTGGGCTGTGGATAGAgaattaatatttccaaaagtTATGGACACTTTCTTTCCAGCGTGGTTAAATCACGTTCTGCATACATTTATACTTATTCCTTTGGCAATTGAAATTTTACTGCCCAAGACggataattttatcaaattcaagAGTGCAGCACCTACTTTGCTCTTCTATTCCGGAATATATCAAGTATT ATATTTCTCGATATATCTTAGAGATGGCGTATGGTTGTATCCAGTCTACAAAGCGCTCAACATTccgcaaatatttttattcaacctATTgcaaatgttcttaattttaggaTTCCAATATTTAGGTATATCGTTGCAAAATaccaaaatgaagaaaactGAAGTTGGAAGAAAGAAAGTGAAGTGA
- the LOC130899570 gene encoding androgen-dependent TFPI-regulating protein-like, whose translation MANFFPVIMYGSVLSLNLYSLIYFMELGYKMKKSGREKEFGEDIADFAGFEFCFFTLWNFIFQILFMIVAIMDEVSKLMKFSLITQKRLGKTRAVMYNTILFPSTLMVMSIFWILWHTDRELVFPEILDLFFPSWLNHMLHTFIVMPIIIELILPKKYNFVKFEKSAVVLTAIFMFYQILYFSIYFCHGVWLYAVYKVFTWPQRIMFTACQFVMVLSYQKLGIMLQNCKKPSLRQKFK comes from the exons atggCAAACTTCTTTCCTGTGATAATGTACGGTTCTGTACTATCTCTTAATTTGTACtctctaatatattttatggaattgggatataaaatgaaaaagagtGGTAGGGAAAAAGAGTTTGGTGAAGACATAGCAGACTTTGCTGGATTTGAATTCTGTTTTTTCACTTTATGGAATTTT ATTTTCCAGATATTGTTCATGATAGTTGCTATTATGGATGAGGTTTCCAAACTAATGAAATTCTCTTTAATCACTCAAAAAAGATTAGGCAAAACTAGAGCTGTTATGTACAATACCATACTTTTTCCGTCAACTTTAATGGTTATGTCAATATTCTGGATATTATGGCATACAGATCGAGAATTGGTATTTCCTGAAatacttgatttatttttccCTTCATGGCTGAATCATATGTTACATACCTTTATAGTTATGCCAATTATTATAGAATTAATCTTACCCAAGaagtataattttgttaaatttgaaaaatcggcaGTTGTATTGACTgcaatatttatgttttatcaaatttt atatttttcaatatatttctgcCACGGTGTGTGGCTGTATGCAGTCTATAAGGTTTTTACTTGGCCGCAAAGAATTATGTTTACTGCTTGTCAGTTCGTGATGGTGCTATCGTATCAAAAACTTGGAATAATGttacaaaattgcaaaaaaccTTCGCTGCGacagaaatttaaataa
- the LOC130899571 gene encoding protein N-lysine methyltransferase METTL21D-like, whose product MENTFIRELDINIGSRSTVLKLHQKIEGDVSCVVWDAAIILAKYLEKLNENNVGYFRNKAIIELGAGVGCVGITAAALGGDVTLSDLPEALPLLNLNVIENKMCWEGNQGLIRIIPLDWGTEVELKSPDIILLADCVYYEESVLPLIRTLKALARSDTEILVCQEIRDTQKQVECWELFIKNLKKYFTITIVPMEDHHEEFSSLDIVILKLIKL is encoded by the exons ATGGAAAACACGTTTATTCGAGAATTAGATATAAACATTGGTTCAAGAAGTACAGTATTAAAATTGCACCAAAAAATAGAAGGCGATGTTAGTTGTGTAGTTTGGGATGCGGCAATAATTTTAgctaaatatttagaaaaattgaatgaaaataatgtaggatattttagaaataaagcAATAATTGAATTAGGAGCAGGAGTGGGTTGCGTTGGAATAACTGCAGCTGCATTAGG tgGTGATGTTACTTTATCAGACTTACCAGAAGCTTTACCATTGCTGAATTTAAatgtaatagaaaataaaatgtgtTGGGAAGGAAATCAGGGTTTAATACGAATAATTCCTCTAGATTGGGGAACAGAGGTTGAATTAAAGTCTCcagatataattttattggCAGATTGTGTTTATTACGAAGAG tcaGTATTGCCATTAATAAGAACATTAAAAGCATTAGCAAGAAGTGATACAGAAATTTTAGTATGCCAGGAAATTAGGGATACTCAGAAACAAGTGGAATGCTGggaattgtttattaaaaatctcAAGAAGTATTTTACAATTACTATAGTACCAATGGAAGATCATCATGAAGAGTTCTCTAGCTTGGATattgtgattttaaaattaataaaattgtaa
- the LOC130899567 gene encoding ADAM 17-like protease isoform X1 codes for MKPGCYICINFSLLSVILSNTEGSLNKNLKYFETVHADELNHKIVKRGLNEGTHPFNHIKEVNLRTHGRDFRLILSPKRDILHSNFKAYAVDGDGKETTVHINHDDFYHGRLFGETNSHVNVHMEDGVLTGSIHLPEETYHVEPSWRHLPNADNRTMIIYKQSDIKFSWEPENLPPDVSRPKVCDYIKEGAELEGDDEVDEIHERQKRQIDQYEYTPTKTRCPLLLVADYRFFQEMGGSNTKTTINYLISLIDRVHKIYNDTSWQDRQEVDGFKGMGFVIKKIVVHSDPTRIKSGEAHYNMVREKWDVRNLLEAFSRNQDNVNFCLAHLFTHQTFRSSNSVVLGLAYIASPRLNTRGGVCSKEYFKNGYTLYLNSGLSSSRNHYGQRVITREADLVTAHEFGHNWGSEHDPDIPECSPSASQGGSYLMYTYSVSGYDVNNKRFSPCSLRSIRKVLQAKSGRCFSEPEESFCGNLRVEGDEECDAGLLGTEDNDVCCDKDCKLRPKAMCSDKNSPCCQNCQFMRNGAKCRDAQYATCEQESLCTGQQAECPKSPPMSDGTDCQERGKCKNGKCIPFCETQGMQSCMCDIIENACKRCCRSNINETCSPVDSADILADGTPCIQGFCNNGHCEKTVQDVVERFWDIIEDININKVLLFLRDNIVGTVVLVTALLWIPASCIISYFDRKRRREELDRWEWRHKTDLIHHSDNIKKVIHIRMPRQRNIPTNRPIISE; via the exons ATGAAACCTGGCTGTTATATCTGtattaattttagtttgttatcTGTAATTTTAAGCAATACAGAAG gttcattaaataaaaatttgaaatattttgaaacagtCCATGCCGATGAACTTAAtcataaaatagttaaaagagGATTAAATGAAGGTACACACCCTTTTAACCACATTAAAGAAGTTAATCTGAGAACCCATGGCAGGGACTTCAGACtaattttatcaccaaaaaGGGATATTTTACATTCTAATTTTAAGGCATATGCAGTAGATGGAGATGGAAAGGAAACTACTGTTCATATTA ACCATGATGATTTTTATCATGGAAGGTTGTTTGGTGAAACAAATTCTCATGTTAATGTGCATATGGAAGATGGGGTATTGACTGGTAGTATCCATTTACCAGAGGAAACATACCATGTTGAGCCCTCTTGGAGACATTTACCTAATGCAGATAACCGTACAATGATTATTTACAAACAGTCTGACATCAAATTTAGTTGGGAACCTGAAAATTTACCTCCTGATGTATCAAGACCAAAAGTATGTGATTATATTAAAGAAGGTGCTGAACTGGAAGGAGATGATGAGGTAGATGAAATACATGAAAGACAAAAGAGACAAATTGATCAGTATGAATATACACCTACAAAAACTAGGTGTCCCTTACTGTTGGTGGCTGACTACAGGTTTTTTCAGGAAATGGGGGGCAGTAATACCAAGACTACAATTAATTATTTG ataagTTTAATAGATCGTGTTCATAAGATCTATAATGACACCAGTTGGCAAGACAGACAAGAAGTAGATGGTTTCAAAGGTATGGGatttgttatcaaaaaaatagtaGTTCACAGTGATCCCACAAGAATTAAATCTGGGGAAGCTCATTACAATATGGTTAGAGAAAAATGGGACGTTAGGAACTTGCTAGAG GCTTTCTCCAGAAATCAAGATAATGTTAATTTCTGTTTGGCACATTTATTTACACATCAAACGTTTAGAAGTAGCAATTCTGTTGTGCTCGGTTTGGCATACATTGCATCTCCTAGACTGAATACCCGAGGAGGCGTTTGTAGCAAgg aatattttaaaaatggatACACGTTATACTTGAATTCTGGTCTGAGCTCTAGTAGAAATCATTATGGGCAAAGAGTGATTACCAGAGAAGCAGATTTAGTGACAGCTCACGAGTTTGGACACAACTGGGGTTCAGAACATGATCCCGATATTCCAGAATGTTCTCCAAGTGCTAGTCAGGGTGGTTCCTATCTCATGTATACCTATAGTGTTAGCGGCTATGATGTCAATAATAag AGATTTTCACCTTGCAGCTTGAGATCCATCAGAAAAGTGTTACAGGCAAAATCCGGAAGATGCTTTTCAGAACCGGAAGAAAGCTTTTGTGGTAATTTACGAGTCGAAGGTGACGAAGAATGCGATGCAGGTCTTCTTGGTACAGAAGATAATGATGTGTGTTGCGACAAAGATTGTAAATTGAGACCGAAAGCGATGTGCag TGATAAAAACTCGCCATGTTGTCAAAACTGTCAGTTCATGCGAAACGGAGCTAAATGTAGAGATGCACAGTATGCTACTTGCGAGCAAGAATCTTTATGTACTGGACAACAAGCGGAATGTCCTAAAAGTCCTCCAATGTCAGATGGTACGGACTGCCAGGAGAGAGGCAAGTGTAAAAATGGGAAATGTATACCTTTCTGTGAAACACAGGGTATGCAAAGCTGCATGTGCGATATAA TTGAAAATGCATGTAAGAGATGCTGTAGATCAAATATCAATGAAACATGTTCACCTGTGGATTCTGCTGATATTTTAGCTGATGGTACACCTTGTATTCAAGGATTTTGTAATAAC GGTCATTGTGAAAAGACAGTGCAAGATGTAGTTGAACGTTTCTGGGACATAATTGAAGATATCAACATAAACAAAGTTCTCCTCTTCCTTCGTGACAATATCGTTGGTACTGTAGTTTTAGTTACTGCGTTATTGTGGATCCCAGCTAGCTGCATCATTAGTTATTTCGATAGaaagagaagaagagaagaacTCGATAGATGGGAATGGAGACACAAAACGGATCTCATTCATCACAGtgacaatattaaaaaagtgaTACATATACGGATGCCAAGACAAAGAAATATTCCAACAAATCGGCCCATAATATCAGAATAG
- the LOC130899567 gene encoding ADAM 17-like protease isoform X2: MKPGCYICINFSLLSVILSNTEGSLNKNLKYFETVHADELNHKIVKRGLNEGTHPFNHIKEVNLRTHGRDFRLILSPKRDILHSNFKAYAVDGDGKETTVHINHDDFYHGRLFGETNSHVNVHMEDGVLTGSIHLPEETYHVEPSWRHLPNADNRTMIIYKQSDIKFSWEPENLPPDVSRPKVCDYIKEGAELEGDDEVDEIHERQKRQIDQYEYTPTKTRCPLLLVADYRFFQEMGGSNTKTTINYLISLIDRVHKIYNDTSWQDRQEVDGFKGMGFVIKKIVVHSDPTRIKSGEAHYNMVREKWDVRNLLEVFSREYTHKDFCLAHLFTDLKFEGGILGLAYVGSPRRNSVGGICTPEYFKNGYTLYLNSGLSSSRNHYGQRVITREADLVTAHEFGHNWGSEHDPDIPECSPSASQGGSYLMYTYSVSGYDVNNKRFSPCSLRSIRKVLQAKSGRCFSEPEESFCGNLRVEGDEECDAGLLGTEDNDVCCDKDCKLRPKAMCSDKNSPCCQNCQFMRNGAKCRDAQYATCEQESLCTGQQAECPKSPPMSDGTDCQERGKCKNGKCIPFCETQGMQSCMCDIIENACKRCCRSNINETCSPVDSADILADGTPCIQGFCNNGHCEKTVQDVVERFWDIIEDININKVLLFLRDNIVGTVVLVTALLWIPASCIISYFDRKRRREELDRWEWRHKTDLIHHSDNIKKVIHIRMPRQRNIPTNRPIISE; this comes from the exons ATGAAACCTGGCTGTTATATCTGtattaattttagtttgttatcTGTAATTTTAAGCAATACAGAAG gttcattaaataaaaatttgaaatattttgaaacagtCCATGCCGATGAACTTAAtcataaaatagttaaaagagGATTAAATGAAGGTACACACCCTTTTAACCACATTAAAGAAGTTAATCTGAGAACCCATGGCAGGGACTTCAGACtaattttatcaccaaaaaGGGATATTTTACATTCTAATTTTAAGGCATATGCAGTAGATGGAGATGGAAAGGAAACTACTGTTCATATTA ACCATGATGATTTTTATCATGGAAGGTTGTTTGGTGAAACAAATTCTCATGTTAATGTGCATATGGAAGATGGGGTATTGACTGGTAGTATCCATTTACCAGAGGAAACATACCATGTTGAGCCCTCTTGGAGACATTTACCTAATGCAGATAACCGTACAATGATTATTTACAAACAGTCTGACATCAAATTTAGTTGGGAACCTGAAAATTTACCTCCTGATGTATCAAGACCAAAAGTATGTGATTATATTAAAGAAGGTGCTGAACTGGAAGGAGATGATGAGGTAGATGAAATACATGAAAGACAAAAGAGACAAATTGATCAGTATGAATATACACCTACAAAAACTAGGTGTCCCTTACTGTTGGTGGCTGACTACAGGTTTTTTCAGGAAATGGGGGGCAGTAATACCAAGACTACAATTAATTATTTG ataagTTTAATAGATCGTGTTCATAAGATCTATAATGACACCAGTTGGCAAGACAGACAAGAAGTAGATGGTTTCAAAGGTATGGGatttgttatcaaaaaaatagtaGTTCACAGTGATCCCACAAGAATTAAATCTGGGGAAGCTCATTACAATATGGTTAGAGAAAAATGGGACGTTAGGAACTTGCTAGAG GTATTCAGCAGAGAATACACTCATAAAGATTTCTGCTTAGCCCACCTCTTTACTGATCTCAAGTTCGAAGGTGGTATATTGGGCTTGGCTTATGTTGGGTCTCCTAGACGCAATTCCGTGGGTGGTATTTGCACCCCAG aatattttaaaaatggatACACGTTATACTTGAATTCTGGTCTGAGCTCTAGTAGAAATCATTATGGGCAAAGAGTGATTACCAGAGAAGCAGATTTAGTGACAGCTCACGAGTTTGGACACAACTGGGGTTCAGAACATGATCCCGATATTCCAGAATGTTCTCCAAGTGCTAGTCAGGGTGGTTCCTATCTCATGTATACCTATAGTGTTAGCGGCTATGATGTCAATAATAag AGATTTTCACCTTGCAGCTTGAGATCCATCAGAAAAGTGTTACAGGCAAAATCCGGAAGATGCTTTTCAGAACCGGAAGAAAGCTTTTGTGGTAATTTACGAGTCGAAGGTGACGAAGAATGCGATGCAGGTCTTCTTGGTACAGAAGATAATGATGTGTGTTGCGACAAAGATTGTAAATTGAGACCGAAAGCGATGTGCag TGATAAAAACTCGCCATGTTGTCAAAACTGTCAGTTCATGCGAAACGGAGCTAAATGTAGAGATGCACAGTATGCTACTTGCGAGCAAGAATCTTTATGTACTGGACAACAAGCGGAATGTCCTAAAAGTCCTCCAATGTCAGATGGTACGGACTGCCAGGAGAGAGGCAAGTGTAAAAATGGGAAATGTATACCTTTCTGTGAAACACAGGGTATGCAAAGCTGCATGTGCGATATAA TTGAAAATGCATGTAAGAGATGCTGTAGATCAAATATCAATGAAACATGTTCACCTGTGGATTCTGCTGATATTTTAGCTGATGGTACACCTTGTATTCAAGGATTTTGTAATAAC GGTCATTGTGAAAAGACAGTGCAAGATGTAGTTGAACGTTTCTGGGACATAATTGAAGATATCAACATAAACAAAGTTCTCCTCTTCCTTCGTGACAATATCGTTGGTACTGTAGTTTTAGTTACTGCGTTATTGTGGATCCCAGCTAGCTGCATCATTAGTTATTTCGATAGaaagagaagaagagaagaacTCGATAGATGGGAATGGAGACACAAAACGGATCTCATTCATCACAGtgacaatattaaaaaagtgaTACATATACGGATGCCAAGACAAAGAAATATTCCAACAAATCGGCCCATAATATCAGAATAG
- the LOC130899573 gene encoding glucosidase 2 subunit beta-like: MNGNFCVKTASVHFLLLLTFFVREIFSSEVPRPRGVSLSRASLYPPDTDFICFDGSKTIPFIRINDDYCDCLDASDEPGTSACPNGLFHCTNAGHRPLNIPSNRVNDGICDCCDGSDEYATETSCQNNCIELGRSAREAAQKNADLIKAGKQIRAEMGQKGVQLKQEKKMKLADLKKNRDEAEKLKLEKEALKKEIESLENKALEYYRKLEDEAKIMKEEEESAPQRAEAVETFNKFDSNQDGWLEISEVKVSTSFDQDGNGEVSDEEAKFYLNFQESVDLDTFVKTCWKTLRPVIFREGAEKTPEKKDENENLEEEDEMQDDQELEEESEDHDYEDEEQESQEPDQATEALPTIKYDDETQQLVERATAARNEYEEARKLVNDIDREIKKIEEYLGKDFGTDEEFAALEGQCFDYEDHEYIYKLCPFDKTTQQPKSGGSNVRLGFWGHWSGAEHNKYEQMTFESGQSCWNGPKRTTVVRVTCGSDNKVLSVSEPNRCEYFFEFVTPAACHEAPVVENEDLHDEL; the protein is encoded by the exons atgaatggTAATTTTTGTGTAAAAACCGCAAGTgttcattttttacttttgttaaCATTTTTCGTAAGGGAGATATTTTCATCGGAAGTTCCTAGACCAAGGGGAGTGTCACTTTCTCGTGCCTCTTTATATCCGCCAGATACAGACTTTATTTGCTTTGATGGAAGTAAAACTATTCCGTTTATAAGAATAAATGACGATTATTGCGACTGTTTAGATGCTAGCGATGAACCGGGGACATCTGCTTGTCCGAACGGATTATTCCACTGTACAAATGCTGGTCATAGGCCCTTAAATATACCTTCAAATAGGGTTAATGATGGAATTTGTGATTGCTGTGATGGTAGTGATGAATATGCGACCGAAACTTCGTGCCAGAATAATTGTATCGAATTAGGAAGAAGTGCAAGGGAAGCTGCTCAAAAAAATGCTGACTTAATCAAAGCAGGAAAACAGATAAGGGCCGAAATGGGACAAAAAG gtGTTCaattgaaacaagaaaaaaaaatgaaactcgCAGATCTTAAAAAGAACAGAGACGAGgcggaaaaattaaaattagaaaaggaagctttaaaaaaagaaattgaaagttTGGAAAATAAAGCTTTGGAGTATTATAGGAAACTTGAAGATGAAGctaaaattatgaaagaagaagaggaaTCTGCCCCTCAGAGAGCCGAAGCCGTAGAAACTTTCAATAAGTTTGATTCAAATCAAGATGGATGGCTAGAAATTTCTGAAGTAAAAGTTAGCACATCATTTGATCAAGATGGTAATGGTGAAg TCTCTGATGAAGAAgcaaaattttacctaaattttCAAGAATCTGTAGATTTAGATACATTTGTCAAAACATGTTGGAAAACTCTCAGGCCAGTTATCTTCAGAGAAGGTGCTGAAAAAACTCCAgagaaaaaagatgaaaatgaaaatttagaagaagaagatgaaatgcAAGATGATCAAGAACTCGAAGAAGAAAGTGaag ATCATGATTATGAAGATGAAGAACAAGAATCACAAGAACCAGATCAAGCAACTGAGGCACTACCAACCATCAAATATGATGATGAAACTCAACAGCTTGTAGAAAGAGCAACAGCTGCCAGAAATGAATATGAAGAAGCTAGGAAATTAGTAAATGATATAGACAGGGAAATTAAAAAGATTGAAGAATACCTTGGAAAAGATTTTGGAACAGATGAGGAGTTTGCTGCTTTAGAAGGACAATGTTTTGATTATGAAGATCACGAGTACATTTATAAACTTTGTCCGTTTGACAAAACTACTCAGCAGCCCAAGTCAGGAGGCTCTAATGTTAGATTAGGTTTCTGGGGACATTGGTCGGGTGCTgaacataataaatatgaacaaaTGACTTTTGAAAGTGGTCAAAGTTGTTGGAACGGACCTAAGAGGACCACAGTAGTTAGAGTTACCTGTGGAAGTGACAACAAAGTTCTTAGTGTATCTGAACCTAATAGGTGTGAATACTTTTTTGAGTTTGTTACACCTGCAGCTTGTCATGAGGCTCCTGTTgtagaaaatgaagatttaCATGATGAGTtgtga